AGGGGAGAGGCGGCCGCCCGGGGAGCCGCAGGGAAGGGCTCCGGAGGGTCCGAGCGGCGGCCGCCTGGCGCCCGGCTGCGACCTTCCAGCCGCCCGGGCTCCCGAGCCGCGCGGCCAGAGGAAGTTCGAGGAGCAGCTGCCGAGCTGGGGGCGCGGCGGCGAGTTGGAGACGCGAGTCCCGCTGAAGTTTGCAGGGAGGCAGGAAAGAGCCGGcggctccttccctccctcccgattggagagggaggaggaagcggGGGAAGTGCCGCCGACACCgggcaagagggaggggaggcgagagaaaggaaagggggaggagaaaagggcCGGCCCGGGGAACCACCTGCGGCTCCCGCGGCCGCCGCGCCCGGCGCCCGCGGGGAGGTGGTGGCCCCACGCCTGGGCGCACCCTGGCCGGCCGGGCACTGTCGCAGGGTCCCGGGTCTCCGATGTCGCTGCCACACTTCCCGCCAGAGCCTCCCGGCGGCTGGACAGAGCCCTCGACCGCCCCGGGCCCAGTGCGGGGAGGGGTGGGCGCCGCGGGGGCGGAGGCGGCAAGCCCAGCTGCGGCTGCTCACCTGCGCTCCTGCCCGCGAGGCCCAGGTCagcgcgcccccgcccccgcggGGACATCTCGGGGCCTCTGTGGGTCCCCAGGATTTCTCCAGTCCCCCCACTGGAAAGCGGCCAAGGCTTCCGGGCTGCTGTGGTGGACATCGTTAGATCATCCAGTGGCTAGTGGTTTTGTAGCAGACAAGGAGTGCGCGCCTCCTAATTAGGGGGACGAGGAGGACTCTAAGGATTTCTTTTTGCAGGGGGGCTTCAAGTGTTTGTTGGCAAGATGGCTCCTCccttgcctccc
The sequence above is a segment of the Bos mutus isolate GX-2022 chromosome 9, NWIPB_WYAK_1.1, whole genome shotgun sequence genome. Coding sequences within it:
- the LOC138989149 gene encoding basic salivary proline-rich protein 4; protein product: MAGGAARERGAQSSPSLRGARVRIQHKEKSGRRRGAEGRQGSCPPGSSEASGLDGPTGGQRRGERRPPGEPQGRAPEGPSGGRLAPGCDLPAARAPEPRGQRKFEEQLPSWGRGGELETRVPLKFAGRQERAGGSFPPSRLEREEEAGEVPPTPGKREGRREKGKGEEKRAGPGNHLRLPRPPRPAPAGRWWPHAWAHPGRPGTVAGSRVSDVAATLPARASRRLDRALDRPGPSAGRGGRRGGGGGKPSCGCSPALLPARPRSARPRPRGDISGPLWVPRISPVPPLESGQGFRAAVVDIVRSSSG